From Sphingomonas nostoxanthinifaciens, a single genomic window includes:
- the trbE gene encoding conjugal transfer protein TrbE gives MLSLAEYRHSADRLADHLPWAALVAEGIVLNKDGSFQRTLAFRGPDLESATEAELVSASARANNVLKRFGTGWALFFEAERREALHYPDSEFPDAASWLVDQERRARFIEAGAHYESRYRLTLTWLPAPDGADAAGRSLVDRPEATEGRDWRGALATFVAETDRALDLFAAFMPEVRALTSVETLTYLHDCVSTRHHPIVVPATPMYLDGLLADTPLVGGLEPMLGERRLRSLTITGFPNVSRPGILDALNEADFPYRWVTRFIALDKTDATKVLTRVRRQWFNKRKSITALLREVMYNQPTQLLDGDADNKVVDADLALQALGGDHVAFGYVTTTITVSDADRARVEEKIRQVERITGGLGFTTIREGVNAVEAWFSSLPGHAYANVRQPIVHTLNLAHLMPLSSVWAGPARNAHLDGPPLFVAQTSGSTPFRLSTHVGDVGHMMAVGPTGAGKSVLLALIALQFRRYARAQIYIFDKGYSARAAVLAMGGAHHALGVGSDAGDVLAFQPLQRIDEPAERAWAAEWIAALLDAERVVVTPEVKDAVWSAIGSLASAPPQERTMTGLALLLQSNALRVALQPYTLDGPHGRLLDAAESELRFADIQCFETEALLGQASVVAPVLTYLFHRLEERFDGRPTLLILDEAWIFLDHPLFAARIREWLKTLRKKNVAVLFATQSLADIAGSSIAPAIIESCPQRILLPNDRAIEPQGRAAYERFGLNDRQIELISRATPKRHYYLQSARGNRLFELGLGPIALALCGASDPASQKQIDAILAEHGAGDFAARFLGGADLGWAADLLASFPSPTPQE, from the coding sequence ATGCTGAGTCTGGCCGAATACCGGCATTCCGCCGACCGCCTTGCCGACCATCTGCCGTGGGCCGCGCTGGTCGCGGAGGGCATCGTTCTCAACAAGGACGGCAGCTTCCAGCGGACGCTGGCGTTCCGCGGCCCCGATCTCGAATCCGCCACCGAGGCCGAGCTCGTCTCGGCGTCTGCGCGCGCCAACAACGTGCTCAAGCGGTTCGGCACCGGCTGGGCGCTCTTCTTCGAGGCCGAGCGGCGGGAGGCGCTTCACTATCCCGACAGCGAATTCCCCGATGCCGCCTCCTGGCTGGTCGATCAGGAGCGACGCGCGCGCTTCATCGAAGCCGGCGCCCATTATGAGAGTCGTTATCGCCTCACTCTGACCTGGCTGCCTGCGCCCGACGGTGCGGATGCCGCAGGGCGATCGCTTGTCGATCGGCCGGAGGCGACAGAGGGGCGCGACTGGCGCGGGGCGCTGGCCACCTTCGTCGCGGAGACCGACCGCGCGCTCGATCTGTTCGCCGCCTTCATGCCCGAGGTGCGCGCGCTGACGTCCGTCGAGACGCTCACCTATCTCCACGACTGCGTGTCGACGCGGCACCATCCGATCGTCGTTCCCGCGACGCCCATGTATCTCGATGGCCTGCTCGCGGACACGCCTCTTGTCGGCGGCCTCGAACCGATGCTCGGCGAGCGCCGTCTCCGATCGTTGACCATCACCGGCTTTCCGAACGTCAGCCGCCCCGGCATTCTCGACGCGCTCAACGAAGCGGACTTCCCCTACCGCTGGGTCACCCGCTTCATCGCGCTCGACAAGACCGACGCCACCAAGGTGCTGACCAGGGTCCGCCGTCAGTGGTTCAACAAGCGCAAGTCGATCACCGCGCTGCTCCGCGAGGTGATGTACAACCAGCCGACGCAGCTCCTCGACGGCGACGCCGACAATAAGGTCGTCGATGCCGACCTCGCGCTGCAGGCGCTCGGCGGCGACCATGTCGCCTTCGGCTATGTGACCACCACGATCACTGTATCGGACGCCGATCGCGCGCGGGTCGAGGAGAAGATCCGGCAGGTCGAGCGGATCACCGGCGGTCTTGGCTTCACGACGATCCGCGAGGGCGTGAACGCCGTCGAGGCCTGGTTCTCCTCGCTCCCCGGCCACGCCTACGCCAACGTCCGGCAGCCGATCGTCCACACGCTGAACCTTGCGCACCTGATGCCGCTGTCGTCGGTCTGGGCCGGTCCGGCGCGGAACGCGCATCTCGACGGGCCGCCGCTGTTCGTGGCGCAGACGTCGGGCTCGACGCCCTTTCGCTTGTCTACCCACGTCGGCGACGTCGGACACATGATGGCGGTGGGGCCGACGGGCGCGGGCAAATCGGTGCTGCTGGCACTGATCGCGCTCCAGTTCCGACGTTATGCCCGTGCGCAGATATACATTTTCGACAAGGGCTATTCGGCGCGCGCCGCCGTGCTGGCCATGGGCGGCGCGCATCATGCGCTCGGCGTCGGGTCCGATGCCGGCGACGTGCTCGCGTTCCAACCGCTGCAGCGGATCGACGAGCCCGCCGAGCGAGCGTGGGCGGCCGAATGGATCGCGGCTCTGCTCGACGCCGAGAGAGTCGTCGTCACCCCTGAGGTGAAGGATGCCGTCTGGTCAGCTATCGGCAGCCTCGCGTCGGCCCCGCCGCAGGAGCGGACGATGACCGGGCTGGCGCTCTTGCTGCAGTCGAACGCGCTGAGAGTCGCGCTCCAACCCTATACGCTCGACGGTCCACACGGTCGGCTGCTCGACGCGGCAGAAAGCGAACTCCGGTTCGCCGATATCCAATGCTTCGAGACCGAGGCGCTGCTCGGCCAAGCCAGCGTCGTCGCCCCAGTCCTGACCTATCTCTTCCACCGGCTGGAGGAGCGGTTCGACGGTCGGCCGACCCTGCTCATCCTCGACGAGGCTTGGATCTTCCTCGACCATCCGCTGTTCGCAGCGCGCATCCGCGAATGGCTGAAGACGCTCCGCAAGAAGAATGTCGCGGTGCTGTTCGCGACCCAGAGTCTCGCCGACATCGCCGGCAGCAGCATCGCGCCCGCAATCATCGAAAGCTGTCCGCAGCGTATCCTGCTTCCCAACGATCGCGCGATCGAGCCGCAGGGGCGGGCCGCCTACGAGCGCTTCGGCCTCAACGACCGGCAGATCGAGCTGATCAGCCGAGCGACGCCTAAGCGCCACTATTACCTGCAATCCGCGCGCGGAAACCGCCTTTTCGAGCTGGGCTTGGGCCCAATCGCGCTTGCCCTGTGCGGTGCCTCCGATCCTGCCAGCCAGAAGCAGATCGATGCCATCCTCGCCGAGCATGGCGCTGGCGATTTCGCCGCGCGCTTCCTGGGTGGGGCCGATCTCGGCTGGGCCGCCGACCTGCTTGCCAGCTTCCCGTCTCCCACCCCCCAGGAGTAA
- a CDS encoding VirB3 family type IV secretion system protein yields the protein MSNNAHIEGFEVPIHGSLGAPILLGGAPRGLAILNGTLAAAIGLGLQQWIAGIIIWAIGHSVAVFATKRDPSFAPVLVRHIRQKGYLAC from the coding sequence GTGAGCAACAACGCTCATATCGAGGGCTTCGAGGTTCCCATTCATGGGAGCCTCGGGGCGCCGATCCTGCTCGGCGGGGCGCCGCGCGGGCTGGCGATCCTCAACGGAACGCTGGCCGCCGCGATCGGGCTCGGCCTCCAGCAGTGGATCGCGGGCATCATCATTTGGGCCATCGGGCACAGCGTCGCCGTCTTCGCGACCAAGCGCGATCCCTCGTTCGCGCCGGTGCTGGTCCGACACATTCGACAGAAGGGCTATCTCGCATGCTGA
- a CDS encoding TrbC/VirB2 family protein yields the protein MKTLMLPDRPTTFVAGAVLGFGIIFASNAYAAGTGMPWEQPLQQVLDSVQGPVAKIMAVAVIVLTGLTLAFGETAGGFRRLIQIVFGLSIAFAASSFFLSFFSFGGGALIA from the coding sequence ATGAAGACCCTTATGCTTCCAGATCGCCCCACCACCTTCGTTGCCGGGGCCGTTCTCGGCTTCGGCATCATCTTCGCCAGCAATGCCTACGCGGCCGGCACCGGCATGCCGTGGGAGCAACCGCTCCAGCAGGTGCTGGATTCCGTGCAGGGGCCGGTCGCCAAGATCATGGCAGTGGCGGTGATCGTACTCACCGGCCTGACGCTGGCCTTCGGCGAAACGGCGGGCGGTTTCCGCCGCCTGATCCAGATCGTCTTCGGTCTGTCGATCGCGTTCGCCGCGTCGAGCTTCTTCCTCAGCTTCTTCAGCTTCGGCGGCGGGGCGCTGATCGCGTGA
- the trbB gene encoding P-type conjugative transfer ATPase TrbB gives MSASPTSDRRRAMLRTAMGPNIAFVLADPQVVEVMVNPDGVLRIDRLGEGRIDTGVRIDPEQVERIIRLVASHARTEIHADRPIISAELPPHAEGRAGERFEGVLPPVSLGPCFSIRKPAERLHTLDDYIADGLMSAPAADSLRKAVTQRSNILIAGGTSSGKTTLANALLAEMAWLDARVILIEDTRELQCPLPDTVALRTRPGVTTMTDLVRSTMRLRPDRIIVGEVRGPEALDMLKAWNTGHPGGIATVHANSAIAALYRVEQLVQEAVVTVPRQLIAEAIDIIVFIAGRGSQRRIASIARVVGFDPDTGAYALTELLASHPQGE, from the coding sequence ATGAGCGCTTCGCCCACCAGCGATCGGCGGCGCGCGATGCTGCGAACAGCGATGGGACCGAACATCGCCTTCGTCCTGGCCGATCCGCAGGTGGTCGAGGTGATGGTCAATCCGGACGGTGTGCTTCGCATCGACCGTCTCGGCGAGGGACGTATCGATACGGGCGTCCGCATCGATCCCGAGCAGGTCGAACGCATCATCCGCCTCGTCGCGTCGCACGCACGAACCGAAATCCACGCCGACAGGCCGATCATCTCGGCGGAACTGCCCCCGCACGCGGAGGGCCGCGCCGGCGAACGGTTCGAGGGTGTGCTGCCGCCGGTCTCGCTCGGCCCCTGCTTTTCGATCCGCAAGCCCGCCGAGCGTCTTCACACCCTAGACGACTACATCGCCGACGGCCTGATGTCGGCGCCCGCGGCGGATTCTCTGCGGAAGGCGGTCACCCAGCGTTCGAACATCCTGATCGCCGGCGGGACCAGCTCGGGGAAGACCACGCTCGCCAATGCGCTGCTCGCCGAGATGGCGTGGCTCGATGCTCGCGTCATCCTGATCGAGGATACGCGCGAACTGCAGTGTCCGCTGCCCGACACGGTTGCACTGCGCACGCGGCCGGGCGTCACGACGATGACCGACCTGGTCCGGTCGACGATGCGACTGCGTCCCGACCGGATCATCGTCGGCGAGGTGCGAGGCCCCGAGGCGCTCGACATGCTCAAGGCCTGGAACACGGGCCATCCCGGCGGGATCGCGACGGTCCACGCCAACAGCGCGATCGCCGCGCTCTATCGCGTCGAGCAGCTGGTGCAGGAGGCGGTCGTCACCGTGCCCCGCCAGCTGATCGCCGAGGCCATCGACATCATAGTCTTCATCGCCGGCCGGGGCTCGCAGCGCCGGATCGCCAGCATCGCGCGCGTCGTGGGCTTCGACCCGGACACCGGCGCCTACGCGCTCACCGAACTTCTCGCCTCCCACCCCCAAGGAGAATGA
- a CDS encoding CopG family transcriptional regulator, whose protein sequence is MVEKIRHQLFLPRVLSDRLEALAAKPGASKSAILVDAVTAWLDRRGTSELDDRFGIRLDRMSTALSRIERDGHVTLETLALFIRFELSIQAPLAENDQAGRAIARDRFEAFVMQVGRAVAAGKRTLGTTEQDR, encoded by the coding sequence ATGGTCGAGAAAATTCGCCACCAGCTGTTCCTGCCCAGGGTGCTCAGCGATCGGCTGGAGGCACTCGCCGCCAAGCCCGGCGCATCCAAGTCCGCCATTCTCGTCGATGCGGTCACCGCGTGGCTCGATCGCCGCGGCACGTCCGAGCTCGACGATCGCTTCGGCATCCGCCTCGATCGCATGTCGACCGCGCTGTCACGGATCGAGCGCGACGGCCATGTCACGCTCGAAACGCTGGCGCTGTTCATCCGCTTCGAGCTGTCGATCCAGGCGCCGCTCGCGGAGAATGACCAGGCAGGTCGCGCAATTGCGCGCGATCGTTTCGAAGCCTTCGTCATGCAGGTCGGCCGGGCGGTCGCCGCCGGCAAGCGCACTCTCGGCACGACGGAGCAGGATCGATGA
- a CDS encoding conjugal transfer protein TraG: MSPTKLLIGQIIVVFAIVIAGLWLATEWAAWKLAWQPELGLPWFRLAGWPVYRPWSLFLWWFHFDAYAPALFARAGTIAAAGGIAGCAAAVTGSLWRARQRRLVTTYGSARWASAKELGAAGLLGDSGVFLGRVGTRYLRHDGPEHVMAFAPTRSGKGVGLVVPTLLGWTGSAVIHDIKGENWQLTAGWRARFSHALLFNPTDARSARYNPLLEVRRGDDEVRDVQNIADILVDPEGALDRRNHWEKTSHSLLVGAILHILYAEREKTLARVATFLSDPQRPFVATLRAMMTTNHLGTAEVPVVHPVVASAARELLNKSENERSGVLSTAMSFLGLYRDPTVAAVTAASDWRIADLVEGSHPASLYLVVPPSDISRTKPLIRLVLNQIGRRLTERLHAEGTSGRHRLLMMLDEFPALGRLDFFETSLAFLAGYGVRAFLIAQSLNQIEKAYGEHNAILDNCHVRVAFATNDERTAKRISDALGTATEQRAMRNYAGHRLAPWLAHVMVSRQETARALLTPGEVMQLPPTDELVLVAGHSPVRASKLRYYDDGNFAARILPAPGLVDAGYPDLPHARSDDWQGHIRGVDTRLVDPDGEAGEETTGGLEQVRHPAHEIVPATPVDLAPADVLGLGEDDGDAAGDKRTMDQARALATSRAVYAIDCSSARPDDLQLDF; encoded by the coding sequence ATGTCCCCTACAAAGCTCCTGATCGGCCAGATCATCGTCGTGTTCGCGATCGTCATCGCGGGCCTGTGGCTGGCGACCGAATGGGCTGCCTGGAAGCTCGCCTGGCAGCCGGAGCTTGGCCTGCCCTGGTTCCGTCTGGCCGGCTGGCCGGTGTACCGCCCCTGGTCACTCTTCCTGTGGTGGTTCCACTTCGACGCGTATGCCCCGGCCTTGTTTGCCCGGGCCGGGACGATCGCCGCGGCCGGCGGGATTGCCGGGTGTGCCGCCGCCGTCACGGGTTCGCTGTGGCGGGCACGCCAGCGCCGTCTCGTCACGACCTACGGATCGGCAAGATGGGCATCCGCGAAGGAGCTCGGCGCTGCCGGCCTTCTCGGCGATTCCGGTGTCTTCCTGGGTCGCGTCGGCACGCGCTACCTTCGTCACGACGGCCCCGAGCACGTCATGGCCTTCGCGCCGACCCGCTCGGGCAAGGGTGTAGGTCTCGTCGTGCCGACCCTGCTCGGATGGACAGGCTCGGCCGTCATCCACGACATCAAGGGCGAGAACTGGCAGCTGACCGCTGGCTGGCGCGCCCGGTTCTCGCACGCTCTCCTGTTCAACCCGACGGACGCGCGCTCTGCCCGGTACAATCCGCTGCTCGAGGTGCGGCGCGGCGACGACGAAGTCCGCGACGTCCAGAACATCGCCGACATCCTGGTCGATCCCGAAGGCGCGCTCGATCGCCGCAACCACTGGGAAAAGACCAGCCATTCGCTGCTGGTCGGCGCGATCCTGCACATCCTCTACGCCGAGCGCGAGAAGACGCTCGCCCGGGTCGCCACCTTCCTCTCCGATCCGCAGCGGCCGTTCGTCGCGACGCTTCGTGCGATGATGACGACCAATCATCTCGGCACGGCCGAAGTGCCGGTCGTCCACCCCGTGGTCGCCTCGGCGGCCCGGGAACTGCTCAACAAAAGCGAGAACGAGCGTTCCGGCGTCCTCTCCACGGCGATGTCGTTCCTGGGTCTCTATCGCGATCCCACGGTTGCGGCGGTCACCGCCGCATCGGACTGGCGTATCGCGGACCTCGTCGAGGGAAGTCATCCGGCGTCGCTCTACCTGGTCGTTCCGCCTTCCGACATCAGCCGGACAAAGCCGCTCATCAGGCTCGTTCTCAATCAGATCGGGCGGCGACTCACCGAACGCCTCCACGCCGAAGGTACTTCCGGACGTCATCGCCTGCTGATGATGCTCGACGAGTTTCCCGCGCTCGGCCGCCTCGACTTCTTCGAGACAAGTCTCGCCTTCCTGGCCGGCTATGGAGTGCGCGCCTTCCTGATCGCGCAGAGCCTCAACCAGATCGAGAAGGCCTATGGCGAGCACAACGCCATCCTCGACAACTGCCACGTCCGGGTTGCCTTCGCGACCAATGACGAGCGAACCGCCAAGCGCATTTCGGACGCGCTGGGTACCGCGACCGAGCAGCGCGCGATGCGCAACTATGCCGGGCATCGGCTCGCACCCTGGCTGGCGCACGTCATGGTCAGCCGGCAAGAAACCGCACGCGCCCTTCTGACTCCGGGCGAGGTGATGCAGTTGCCGCCGACCGACGAGCTCGTTCTCGTCGCCGGGCATTCGCCAGTGCGGGCGTCGAAGCTTCGCTACTACGACGACGGCAATTTCGCGGCGCGGATCCTGCCGGCGCCGGGTCTGGTCGACGCCGGATATCCGGATCTACCGCACGCGAGATCGGACGACTGGCAAGGTCATATCCGCGGCGTCGATACGCGGCTGGTCGATCCGGATGGCGAAGCCGGCGAAGAGACCACCGGCGGCCTCGAACAGGTCCGTCATCCCGCACACGAGATCGTGCCGGCAACGCCGGTCGACCTCGCCCCGGCCGATGTTCTTGGCCTCGGCGAAGACGATGGCGATGCCGCCGGCGACAAGCGGACGATGGATCAGGCGCGGGCCTTGGCCACCTCGCGTGCGGTCTATGCGATCGATTGCTCGTCGGCGCGTCCCGACGACCTGCAGCTGGATTTCTGA
- a CDS encoding cysteine desulfurase family protein: MNLNAGSPPVAGERAAEAIAGARLSVANLINAAPSEIIFTSEATEANNLALFGVAGSAIQSRRRIVVSAIEHKAVLEPAEQLTASGFELSIAPVDAHGRLDLNSFAGLMGDDVLLTSIMAANNETGVLQPIAEAAAIAHRHGALVHCDGAQAVGKIPIDVLALDVDFLSISAHKLYGPVGTGALYAAAGTPPLTPQVFGGGQQNGRRPGTEAAPLLAGFGAAAREAIAHLAAAETTGDRATLLLKELVSRQVRMTRITGSHPVVPGSVAIQLHGVNADSLCLSVGKQLCISTGSACNSGQLRSSHVLESMSFSEENAAEVIRILCPHTTRGALTSFKRQPTAPEKL, encoded by the coding sequence ATAAATCTGAATGCCGGTTCTCCCCCTGTTGCGGGTGAGCGAGCTGCGGAAGCCATTGCGGGAGCCCGCCTAAGCGTCGCAAATCTAATCAACGCGGCGCCCTCCGAGATCATCTTCACCTCCGAAGCGACTGAAGCCAACAATTTGGCACTGTTCGGCGTCGCCGGCAGCGCTATTCAAAGCCGTCGGCGCATCGTCGTGTCGGCCATCGAGCATAAAGCAGTATTGGAGCCGGCCGAGCAGCTAACGGCCAGTGGCTTTGAACTTTCGATCGCCCCCGTCGACGCCCACGGCAGGCTCGATCTCAACAGCTTTGCTGGCCTGATGGGCGACGACGTCCTCCTAACATCGATCATGGCGGCGAATAATGAAACGGGCGTCCTGCAACCGATCGCCGAAGCTGCGGCGATCGCGCATCGTCATGGGGCGCTCGTTCACTGCGACGGTGCGCAGGCGGTGGGCAAAATTCCTATCGACGTCCTCGCCCTCGATGTCGATTTCCTGAGCATCTCGGCGCACAAACTTTATGGGCCCGTCGGGACTGGCGCGCTCTATGCGGCAGCTGGAACGCCACCGCTGACGCCGCAGGTTTTCGGCGGCGGACAACAAAATGGACGGCGCCCTGGGACCGAAGCCGCGCCTCTTCTGGCGGGCTTTGGTGCGGCGGCGCGCGAGGCCATAGCGCATCTTGCAGCAGCAGAAACGACGGGCGACCGGGCAACCCTGCTGCTAAAGGAGTTGGTTTCCCGGCAGGTCAGGATGACGCGCATCACGGGATCGCATCCGGTCGTGCCAGGCAGCGTAGCCATCCAGTTACACGGCGTGAACGCGGATTCCCTTTGTCTGTCGGTCGGAAAGCAACTGTGCATCTCCACCGGCTCCGCTTGCAACAGTGGCCAACTTAGAAGCTCACATGTCCTTGAATCTATGTCATTCTCTGAGGAGAATGCCGCCGAGGTGATCCGTATTTTGTGTCCGCACACGACCCGCGGGGCCCTGACGTCCTTCAAACGGCAGCCAACAGCACCAGAGAAGCTCTGA
- the rlxS gene encoding relaxase/mobilization nuclease RlxS (I built this because a sul1 chimera in AMR looks like the C-terminus.): MSDDEEFTPRLGKGASAKSGKKAIRYGGRIVAAARLAGRKTGIVNRRFDGSRIGRGASIGRLLSSRDRLAGFRARRAIVKTRLVRLGAKGLPGARAHLRYIQRDGVTREGAPGELYGRDVDQADGKAFVERCDGDRHQFRFIVSAEDGAEYPDLRPYVRRLMIQAEHDLGTKLDWVAVDHFNTDQPHTHIMLRGVDDRGENLIIAREYIAHGFRERAAELATLDLGPRTDREIEDRLRHDVQQGRLTTIDRLLLRRMDDERTVTAASNDQFQQSITAGRLRKLGAMGLAEDLGHGRWRLNDDIEDTLRRMGERGDIIRTMQRELTARNLDRAGADQRIHDRLDQPIVGRVIHRGFSDEHCDRHYLIVDGVDGRVHYLDVGRGDRVEATPEGSIVRAAPRNAGVRDVDRTVVEIAAANGGRYSVDGHLRHDASATQGFAETHVRRLEAMRRAGVGIERDADGTWPIASDHLDRAAAYEARNVRDRPVEIDTLSSVPLARLETAEAATWLDREIGAAAPLPMRDAGFGSEARSALEARRQWLVEQQLADVDGGTVRLRANALLLLQRRELIGAGEQLAEELGKPFVEAWTGSVVEGRLARRVDLAGGRFALVEQSREFTLVPWRPVLERQFGNRVSGLMGQDGVNWRFGRARSGPTIS; encoded by the coding sequence ATGAGCGACGACGAGGAATTCACGCCCAGGCTTGGCAAGGGCGCCTCGGCCAAGTCCGGCAAGAAGGCCATCCGCTACGGTGGTCGCATCGTCGCGGCGGCCCGGCTGGCCGGCCGCAAGACGGGCATCGTAAATCGCCGCTTCGACGGCAGCCGGATCGGGCGCGGCGCCAGCATTGGGCGGCTGCTTTCCAGCCGCGACCGGCTCGCCGGTTTTCGGGCCCGGCGCGCCATCGTCAAGACAAGGCTGGTCAGGCTCGGCGCGAAAGGGCTTCCCGGTGCCCGCGCGCATCTGCGCTATATCCAGCGAGACGGCGTGACGCGCGAAGGCGCCCCGGGCGAACTCTACGGTCGCGATGTCGACCAAGCCGACGGCAAGGCCTTCGTTGAGCGCTGCGACGGCGACCGGCACCAGTTCCGCTTCATCGTCTCGGCCGAGGATGGGGCCGAATATCCTGACCTCAGACCCTATGTCCGACGGCTGATGATCCAGGCCGAACATGACCTCGGCACGAAGCTCGACTGGGTGGCGGTCGACCATTTCAACACCGACCAGCCCCACACCCACATCATGCTGCGAGGTGTCGACGATCGCGGCGAAAATCTGATCATCGCCCGCGAGTATATCGCTCACGGGTTTCGCGAGCGTGCCGCCGAGCTTGCCACCCTCGACCTCGGGCCGCGCACCGACCGGGAGATCGAGGACCGGCTTCGTCACGATGTCCAGCAGGGGCGCCTCACCACGATCGACCGTCTTCTGCTCCGTCGCATGGACGACGAGCGGACGGTGACCGCGGCGAGCAATGACCAATTCCAGCAGTCGATCACGGCAGGCCGGTTGCGCAAGCTCGGCGCGATGGGGCTAGCGGAGGATCTTGGGCACGGGCGGTGGCGTCTCAATGACGACATCGAAGACACGCTTCGCCGGATGGGCGAGCGCGGGGACATCATCAGGACGATGCAGCGCGAATTGACCGCGCGGAACCTAGATCGCGCGGGCGCCGACCAGCGCATCCATGATCGGCTCGATCAGCCGATCGTCGGACGCGTCATCCATCGCGGCTTCTCGGACGAGCATTGCGACCGCCACTATCTGATCGTCGACGGCGTCGACGGACGTGTCCACTATCTGGATGTTGGGCGCGGCGATCGGGTCGAGGCCACGCCTGAGGGATCGATCGTTCGGGCCGCCCCCCGGAACGCCGGCGTTCGCGACGTCGACCGGACGGTGGTCGAGATCGCCGCCGCCAATGGCGGCCGCTATTCCGTGGACGGGCACCTCCGCCATGATGCCAGCGCGACGCAGGGCTTCGCAGAGACCCATGTCCGACGCCTGGAGGCGATGCGGCGCGCGGGTGTCGGCATCGAACGCGACGCGGACGGCACCTGGCCGATCGCATCGGATCATCTCGACCGGGCTGCCGCCTATGAAGCGCGAAATGTTCGCGATCGACCCGTCGAGATCGACACCCTTTCATCGGTGCCGCTCGCCCGGCTGGAAACGGCCGAAGCCGCAACATGGCTCGACCGCGAGATCGGTGCTGCGGCACCGTTGCCGATGCGCGATGCTGGTTTCGGAAGCGAGGCGCGGTCGGCGCTCGAGGCGCGCCGGCAGTGGCTGGTGGAGCAGCAACTCGCCGATGTCGATGGGGGAACGGTTCGCCTTCGCGCCAACGCGCTCTTGCTCCTTCAGCGCCGGGAATTGATCGGTGCGGGCGAGCAGCTTGCCGAGGAGCTGGGCAAGCCGTTCGTCGAGGCCTGGACGGGCAGCGTCGTCGAGGGCCGACTCGCCCGACGCGTCGATCTGGCGGGCGGCCGGTTCGCTCTTGTCGAACAGTCGCGGGAATTTACCCTCGTGCCGTGGCGGCCGGTGCTTGAGCGACAGTTCGGCAACCGGGTCAGCGGACTCATGGGGCAAGACGGCGTAAACTGGCGGTTTGGGCGTGCTCGCTCTGGACCAACGATCTCATAA
- a CDS encoding lytic transglycosylase domain-containing protein: MALVRVLCVAALAVARPAHAEAVADWRRTIDEASSRFGIPTSWIERVMQAESRARTTVMGKPIRSRAGAMGLMQLMPATWSQMRQTLGLGANPDNPRDNILAGTFYLRWLYQRFGYPGLFAAYNAGPTRYADYLASGRALPSETTAYLAKVGEPPQAVPDRPAETLFAIRRDANGASEKSPSPIFVVQK; this comes from the coding sequence ATGGCGCTGGTAAGGGTCTTGTGTGTCGCGGCCTTGGCTGTCGCGAGGCCCGCCCATGCCGAAGCGGTCGCAGATTGGCGGCGCACCATCGACGAGGCTTCGTCGCGTTTCGGCATCCCGACGAGCTGGATCGAGCGCGTCATGCAGGCCGAAAGTCGCGCTCGGACGACCGTGATGGGCAAGCCGATCCGCAGCCGCGCAGGTGCAATGGGCCTCATGCAACTCATGCCGGCGACGTGGAGTCAGATGCGCCAGACACTCGGCCTCGGCGCCAATCCCGACAATCCTCGCGACAATATCCTGGCGGGCACCTTCTATCTGCGGTGGCTTTACCAGCGCTTCGGCTACCCGGGCCTGTTCGCGGCCTACAACGCCGGCCCGACCCGCTATGCCGATTATCTCGCCAGCGGTCGGGCATTGCCGAGCGAGACGACAGCCTATCTGGCGAAGGTTGGTGAGCCGCCACAGGCAGTGCCAGATCGACCGGCGGAGACGCTCTTTGCGATCCGGCGGGACGCGAACGGGGCATCGGAGAAATCGCCGTCTCCGATCTTCGTGGTGCAGAAATGA
- a CDS encoding S26 family signal peptidase: MATAAFPPAPRLVWNASASAPIGLYAVDPGARFRPGDMVIAWTPAPFRALAADRRYIPSNVPLVKRVAAGPGDEICALGTQVFVNGRPSAHRRSVDDHGRSMPLWSGCQRLRDGQSLLLNDHPGSFDGRYFGPTNDADVIGKARRLWRW; this comes from the coding sequence ATGGCCACGGCAGCCTTTCCGCCCGCGCCCCGGCTCGTCTGGAACGCGAGCGCCAGTGCGCCGATCGGCCTGTACGCCGTCGATCCCGGCGCTCGCTTCCGGCCGGGCGACATGGTGATCGCCTGGACGCCGGCACCGTTTCGCGCCTTGGCTGCCGATCGCCGCTACATCCCCTCCAATGTTCCTCTAGTAAAGCGGGTCGCGGCCGGACCGGGCGACGAAATCTGCGCGCTCGGGACACAAGTCTTCGTCAACGGGCGACCAAGCGCCCACCGTCGCAGCGTCGATGATCATGGGCGATCGATGCCGCTCTGGTCCGGGTGCCAGCGGTTGCGCGACGGCCAGTCCCTCCTGCTGAACGACCATCCAGGGTCATTCGACGGGCGCTATTTCGGACCGACGAACGATGCCGACGTGATCGGCAAGGCGCGGCGGCTATGGCGCTGGTAA